Sequence from the Herbaspirillum sp. meg3 genome:
AATGACGCCGGCTACGCGCAAAAAATCCGCGCGCGCACCCACCAACTGACTGCCGACGAACCGCTGGACAACAAGGGCACCGATACCGGCCCTGCACCGTATGAACTGTTGCTGGCCGCACTGGCCGCCTGCACCTCGCTGACCCTGCGCATGTACGCCGATCGCAAAGGCTGGGATCTCGGCAGCATCCACGTCGATGCCCGTTTCTCGCGCGACGATTGCGGACTCGAAAATATCGAACGCACCATCACCTTCGGCAATGCCCTGACACCGGAACAGCTCACTCGCCTCGGCGAGATCTGCGAAAAGACGCCGGTGACCAAAACCCTGCGCGAAGGCACACCGATCCGCACGGCATTTCCCTGATTCCCATGGCCGGCCAGATCAGCGGCCAGCTCCCCACCCCATGTCCGTCGGCATCCTCACGACAACGCTTGCAGGGCTTGGAGGTTGAGATTTTCGATTTTTATCGAATATAGCCACAAAAATCGCCTCAAAAAATCCCAAATAAGCACCTAAAAATTAAAATAAAACCATATTTATCAAATACTTAAGTTAATCATCGAATTATTCGATGATAGCTCACAAATCTTTCCGTTTTTCTTTTCTTTTTGCCCCGCGCATACTCCGTTCTGTCCACTTAATCCTGCAAACAACAAGCAGTTCAGCGAGATCAAAAACACCTCGCCGACCGCCCTGTCTGCACTAACCGACGGAGAAAATCATGCTTCAAATTCGCAAAAGCAACGAACGCGGTGTCGCCGATCACGGTTGGTTGAATTCGCACCATACATTTTCATTCGGCCATTACTACGATCCGGAACATGTCGGCTTCGGTCCGCTGCAAGTCATCAATGAAGACCGCGTGACACCAGGCATGGGCTTCGGCACGCACGGTCACAGCGACATGGAAATCATCTCCTACGTCCTCGATGGCGCGCTGGAACACAAGGACAGCATGGGTACAGGTTCGGTCCTGCACTATGGCGACGTCCAACGCATGAGCGCCGGTAACGGCGTGCGTCACAGCGAGTTCAACCACTCGAAGACGGAACCGGTGCATTTCCTGCAGATCTGGATCCAGCCGAATGTGAAAGGCATTCCGCCAAGCTACGAAGAGAAAAATTTCACTCCGGAGCAAAAGCAAGGGCAGCTGCGTCTGATCGCGTCGTCTGACGGCCGTGACAACTCGGTGCTGATCCATCAGGACGCATCGATCTTTGCCTCGATCCTGAACGGCGACGCCAAACTGGAGCACACACTGGCCGCCAAACGCCTGGGTTATGTGCACCTGATCCGTGGTCAGCTGACCGTCAACGGCAAGCAATTGTCCGGCGGCGATGCAATCAAGATCAGCGCAGAAAGCCTGATCACGTTCGAGAAGGCGGAAGCGGCTGAATTCCTGCTCTTCGATCTGCCTTACTAAACCCACACTCCCTGCACCGCCACTACAGCGGCGGTGCAGGCAACAACCTCACAATCACGAACACAAGGAAAAATCATGGCAAACATTCTCTTCATCAACAGCAGCGCTCGCACCACCGGTTCCATCTCGCGTCAGGTCGCCGGCGAATTCGTCGCCAAGTTGCAGGCATCCCAACCAGGCAGCGTTGTGGTCGAACGCGATGTCGCGGCCAACCCGATTCCTCATCTGGACGAGCAAAAGCTGGGCGCGTTCTTCACACCTGCCGACAAACGCAGCGCTGAGCAACAAGCTTTGGTGAAAGTCTCGGAAGAACTGATTGCGGAAGTCAACGCTGCCGACATCATCGTCATCGGCGCCCCGATGTACAACTTCTCGATCACCTCGACACTGAAGACCTGGATCGACCATGTGGCGCGTGCCGGCGTGACATTCAAGTACACCGAAACCGGTCCGGTCGGCCTGATTCAAGGCAAGAAGGTTTATGTCTTCACTTCGCGCGGCGGCGTCTACAGCGAAGGTCCGGCCAAGGTCATGGACTTCCATGAAACCTATCTGCGCGGCGTGCTGGGCTTCATCGGCATGACCGACATCACCTTCGTGCACAGCGAGGGCCTGGGCATGGGCGAAGCGGCTGTTGAAAAGGCCATCGCACAAACCCGCGAAACCATCGGCACTCTGGTTGCGGCATAAGCTGTCGCTCCAATAAAAAAGCGCGACAGCCACAAGCGGTCGCGCTTTTTTACGCCTGTTCAAAAACGACTACAAACCGCCGTCTGCAATCTGCGACAGCATGCGCTTGAGGACATCGGTTTCGCGCATGCGCTTGAGCCACCAGCTCAAGGCCGCACCATCTTCACCGACACGCCAGGCCAGCGAGAAGGTTTCTTCCGCGCGCGGCTCTTCGACTTCTTTCACGATCAGTGCGCCGGATGCAATCGACTTTTGCACGCACGGCTCCGGCAAGAATCCAAAACCTACACCCGCCAGTTGCAAAGCATATTTGCTGCGCATGTCCGGCACGGTCAAAGTGTCCTGACCGAACAGCAAACCAACCGTGCGCGGCGGCATCTTGCGCGCCGAATCAGCCACGCTGATGGCGCGATACGGATGCAGGTCGGCCTTGCTCAACACCTTGTTCATTTTTGCCAGCGGATGATGCGGCGCCACCACGAAGACGAACTTCACCGACCCGATTTGCTCTGCCACATAACCGCCGCCTGCGGGGCCTTCGCCCGGTGCCGCAATCAACAGATCGACGCGGCGATCAAGCAAGGCTTCCCAGGTACCGGCCAGCGACTCGCGCGCAATGCGCAGGCGCGTGCGGTCGGCGACCTGATAGAAGGCGACGATGTCGGGTTCCAGCGATGCCGCCGAATACAGTGAATCGAGACCGATGGTGAATTCGGTTTCCCAGCCCGAGGCCACGCGGCGCACGCGATGTTCCAGATCTTCGGCCGCCTTGAGCAGATAGCGCCCTTCTTTCAGCAATTCTTCCCCCGCGCGCGTGAGCACCACCTTGGGCCCTTGCCGCTCGAACACCTGCACACCGAGGTCTTGCTCCAGCTTCGACACGGTGTAGGAAATCGTCGACGGCACGCGATGCAACTCCAGACCCGCTGCGGAAAACGAACCGCGCCGGTCGATGGCATCAAGGATCAACAAGGCGTCGAGGCTGATTCTGAACATAAGAATTGACGAAAAGAGAAATGGAGGCTGCTTAGGCTTCGATGGAATAACCGGCAGCGACCCAGGCATCGATACCGCCGGTCAATGGCCGCACGCGCTTGTAGCCGCGCCGCATGAGTGCTTTGGCGACCAGCGCAGCCGAGGCTTCATTGGGACAGGCGCAGTAGACGATGACTTCATCCTCCATCGGCGCATCGAAAGCAAAGGTCTGGATCTCCTGATTGGAAATCGTCAGCGCGCCAGGAATACGTCCGGTTTGTTGCGATGCCGGCGAACGCACGTCAACGATAGTCGGCCGCACACCGCTCTTGAGCAAGCCATCCAATTCACCCACGGAGATACGCGCCATCTCCAGCGATCTGCGGAAACGACGGCGCTGCCACCACTTGCTGGCGACGAACACGGCGAATCCGACCGCCACCAGAATCATGCCGTACTGACCCAGCTCGGCCAGCACATTGAGCACATCGTCAATCGCGGTGTTGAACAAGGCGCCAAGAAAAATCGCCACGCCGGCCCACAAGGCCGCGCCGATACCGTCATACAAAATGAACTTGCCGCGCGAGGTGCCGACCGTGCCCGCAAGCGCGCTGGCAATCGAGGCAAAACCGGGGATGAACTTCGCCAGCAGCAGCGAACGTGCGCCCCAGCGCGAATAGATGGATTCGGTCTGGCGCACGCAAGAATCGGGAGAGAGGGAAATGCGGCACAGGGTCGACATGATGCGGCGACCATAACGCCGGCCGGCGAGATACCAGACATAGTCGGCAATCAGTGCCGCCACCACTGCCACCAGCAGCAACAGCACAACCGGATACTGGCCTCGATAAGCCAGTGCACCGGTGATGACCAGCGTCGGATAAGCAGGGATAGGTGCGCCGAGTTGTTCTGTCAGCACATTCAGAAATACGATGATCAGACCGTACTGTTCAATCAGGTGATACAAATAAGTCATCGCCGCACCGCTACCCTTGTCAGTCGATCTGCAGTATGACCTGCAGATCTCTATTTTTGATGCCCGAATTCAGCCCAGGCGCTCATTATAGGGTTGAAGACGCTAGCGCTCCCGACTTTCGTCCCGGATATTCCGCCCAGATCATTGCCACCAGGATCGCCGCAGGCAGCAGCAAGGCCAGAAACAAGGCATAGCGATAAGCGAACGCGCCGCCGATTGCGCCCACGCCAAAGGCGACGATGGGCCAGAAGAACTTGACGCAGCGCTGGCGCACGCTCTGATCTGCCGCGCCCCGCACGATATCCACGACGTCGATCACCAGTTGCGTGACGTTGCCGGTCATGACCGTAGTTGGCGCCGATTGCGGCAAAATCAAGCGCGCTGCGGCGTTCTGCACACCCATCGCCGCCGCGCCAAACATGCCTGCCAGCAAGGCCGTCGTGGATCTCGCATCCGCCACGCCGACCGGTGCCATGCTCTGCCCCAGACTCATGAACACCAGCAAAAAAAGCAGTTGCAGCGCCAGGACATAAGGCAAGGCCGGCTTGCCACTGCGCTCCAGCCAGATCACCGTCATGCGTGTCAGGATCACCGATCCGATGAAGGCGGGAAACGCCAGAAACTTGATCAGCACGCCATGCGAAGGATTCGCCAGCTCACTGCCGATCAGCACGAAGTTACCGGTAACGTGCGCCGTGAACAGTCCGAACAAGGCAACAAAACCCACCGTATCCACATAGCCTGCCAGGAAGCTCATGGCGGCGCCCTGACAAGTCGCACGAGGAATATTGCTGATCGAATTCATCTCAGTCCTCGGCTTTTTGGCTCAATGCAGCATCGATAGAAAAACCACCGGCACCCATCAGTGCAATGCTGCCGAAGACGATCATCAGCAGCCAGCCGAACTGACCTTCTGCGATGCTCCAGTCGGCATGCACCAGGAACATCGACACACTCAGCAAAACCAGCACGGCAGCGCTGGCCAGACGTGTCAGGATGCCAGGCACGATCAGCACCGGACACAGGACTTCAGCGAAGATCGCAAAACCGAGCGTGAAGGCACGGCCAACGTGCAGTGGATCGTCGATATGCTGCAGCTCGCCGGCAAAGTTGATGATCTTTGGCAGACCATGTACATACAGCAACAGCAAGGCGCCGGAGAGGCGCAGGAACAGCAGGCCGAGATCTTGTGCCGGCGCCCACAGCAGGCGCGGCAGCCATGTTTGTTTTACGGTTTGCCCTGACTGTGTGGTTGGTGCAGTTTGATAAGTTTGCATGATGATTCTCCTCAGTTGGAAATCAAAGATCAGAAATTGAATTTGAAAATTACAGATGACCAACCAGGACAAACCCGGCGACCACATAGCCCAGCGTCATTGCCACCACCAGCGAGGCGCCGACTGGTGTAGGCGGCGTCGGCGATGGCAAACCGAACCAGCGGCAGACCGCACCGATCAAGGCACCCAGCACGGCGCCGGTAAAGAGCGCGCTCATGCTTTCACCTCTGCGCCCTTGGCAACACGCGAGGCCAGATAACGATCCACCAGCCAGTAACCGCTGCTCATCGTGAACACCAGCAACGCACCGCTGAGAACCGGCGGCGACGGTACGGGAATCTGCGCCAGGTGACAGCAGAAGCCGACCAAAAAGGAGAGCACCAGTCCCCAGATCACTTTGGAATACGACATTTTTAAAATCTCCAGATCAGAAAGCGAAGCAGCTGCAACCGAGCGCGCCCCAGAAGCCTGAGTAGTTCGAAGCGGGCACCGACGAGCGGCGGGCGACATCATGCGAGTGGGCGTGTACGTTGCAAGCGCCCGCGCATTGATGCGGCATCGCGGATTGTTTTTGTTGCGCGGCGGCCGACTTTGCTACCGGGCGATAGTGGCCCGGCACGGTCTTCACCGGCGACCAGTCAGGCAAGACCGGGATCGGTGGCGGCGCCAGCGGGTCGAACTCAGCCGCACCGTAGACGATCTTGCCGCCAACCACGGTCATCACGGATTCGATGGCTTTGATATCTTCTTCCGGTACGCTGAAAAAGTCCGAGGACAACACGACGAGGTCAGCCAGTTGACCATCCTTGATGCGGCCCTTCTTGCCTTGCTCGTTGGAGAACCAGGCGCTGCCTGCAGTCCACAGTTCGAGTGCCGTTTCACGCGGCAAGCCGGCTTCAGCCAG
This genomic interval carries:
- a CDS encoding DoxX family protein, giving the protein MQTYQTAPTTQSGQTVKQTWLPRLLWAPAQDLGLLFLRLSGALLLLYVHGLPKIINFAGELQHIDDPLHVGRAFTLGFAIFAEVLCPVLIVPGILTRLASAAVLVLLSVSMFLVHADWSIAEGQFGWLLMIVFGSIALMGAGGFSIDAALSQKAED
- a CDS encoding DedA family protein/thiosulfate sulfurtransferase GlpE — protein: MTYLYHLIEQYGLIIVFLNVLTEQLGAPIPAYPTLVITGALAYRGQYPVVLLLLVAVVAALIADYVWYLAGRRYGRRIMSTLCRISLSPDSCVRQTESIYSRWGARSLLLAKFIPGFASIASALAGTVGTSRGKFILYDGIGAALWAGVAIFLGALFNTAIDDVLNVLAELGQYGMILVAVGFAVFVASKWWQRRRFRRSLEMARISVGELDGLLKSGVRPTIVDVRSPASQQTGRIPGALTISNQEIQTFAFDAPMEDEVIVYCACPNEASAALVAKALMRRGYKRVRPLTGGIDAWVAAGYSIEA
- a CDS encoding DUF1427 family protein; its protein translation is MSYSKVIWGLVLSFLVGFCCHLAQIPVPSPPVLSGALLVFTMSSGYWLVDRYLASRVAKGAEVKA
- a CDS encoding OsmC family protein; the protein is MATVHLHNDAGYAQKIRARTHQLTADEPLDNKGTDTGPAPYELLLAALAACTSLTLRMYADRKGWDLGSIHVDARFSRDDCGLENIERTITFGNALTPEQLTRLGEICEKTPVTKTLREGTPIRTAFP
- a CDS encoding LysR substrate-binding domain-containing protein; the encoded protein is MFRISLDALLILDAIDRRGSFSAAGLELHRVPSTISYTVSKLEQDLGVQVFERQGPKVVLTRAGEELLKEGRYLLKAAEDLEHRVRRVASGWETEFTIGLDSLYSAASLEPDIVAFYQVADRTRLRIARESLAGTWEALLDRRVDLLIAAPGEGPAGGGYVAEQIGSVKFVFVVAPHHPLAKMNKVLSKADLHPYRAISVADSARKMPPRTVGLLFGQDTLTVPDMRSKYALQLAGVGFGFLPEPCVQKSIASGALIVKEVEEPRAEETFSLAWRVGEDGAALSWWLKRMRETDVLKRMLSQIADGGL
- a CDS encoding FMN-dependent NADH-azoreductase, which encodes MANILFINSSARTTGSISRQVAGEFVAKLQASQPGSVVVERDVAANPIPHLDEQKLGAFFTPADKRSAEQQALVKVSEELIAEVNAADIIVIGAPMYNFSITSTLKTWIDHVARAGVTFKYTETGPVGLIQGKKVYVFTSRGGVYSEGPAKVMDFHETYLRGVLGFIGMTDITFVHSEGLGMGEAAVEKAIAQTRETIGTLVAA
- a CDS encoding YoaK family protein, yielding MNSISNIPRATCQGAAMSFLAGYVDTVGFVALFGLFTAHVTGNFVLIGSELANPSHGVLIKFLAFPAFIGSVILTRMTVIWLERSGKPALPYVLALQLLFLLVFMSLGQSMAPVGVADARSTTALLAGMFGAAAMGVQNAAARLILPQSAPTTVMTGNVTQLVIDVVDIVRGAADQSVRQRCVKFFWPIVAFGVGAIGGAFAYRYALFLALLLPAAILVAMIWAEYPGRKSGALASSTL
- a CDS encoding pirin family protein, with the translated sequence MLQIRKSNERGVADHGWLNSHHTFSFGHYYDPEHVGFGPLQVINEDRVTPGMGFGTHGHSDMEIISYVLDGALEHKDSMGTGSVLHYGDVQRMSAGNGVRHSEFNHSKTEPVHFLQIWIQPNVKGIPPSYEEKNFTPEQKQGQLRLIASSDGRDNSVLIHQDASIFASILNGDAKLEHTLAAKRLGYVHLIRGQLTVNGKQLSGGDAIKISAESLITFEKAEAAEFLLFDLPY
- a CDS encoding XapX domain-containing protein, whose product is MSALFTGAVLGALIGAVCRWFGLPSPTPPTPVGASLVVAMTLGYVVAGFVLVGHL